In one Plasmodium falciparum 3D7 genome assembly, chromosome: 14 genomic region, the following are encoded:
- a CDS encoding GTP-binding protein, putative yields the protein MDSSRISVWKKEIGPSLNDVFLKKDLDKIKHGDDENKNNIYLNTINVNKKNINNNINNNNNNNISSSCSSSELVEKKEKYSDFICRDKFIFDMNITCFPNYMHKSSLNIKKKFDISDLIIEVRDARLPFTCTNDFIIDDLKKKLAINYNNNNKKKKRIIILNKVDLIPRRLALKAQSLIEEKTNTMCLLTSSKYNKNISKIRDICKEMKPKFKSFGLFAMLIGLPNVGKSSIINSFKDITYNLSKYGYKNNKIAFEVNRKRVKTNVLAGTTKMIDTYKVSNNPLLYLIDTPGIFLPKLEDKEISLKLSSIGNTLDYKYDHMYVGDYILFTLNKHKHYNYVKILGLDSPSNDIRFISNVISTKLNLCRNYKYLDINGGCRFFIDMFRLGLLGHVCLEPVPDKQDFITYLDFKSDEPLSINSKKYPTPFRGLL from the coding sequence ATGGATTCATCGCGAATAAGTGTGTGGAAAAAGGAGATAGGTCCATCATTGAATgatgtatttttaaaaaaagatttggataaaataaaacatggAGATGATGAAAACAAGAACaacatatatttgaataccataaatgttaataaaaaaaatattaataataatattaataataataataataataatattagtagTAGTTGTAGTAGTAGTGAATTGGttgagaaaaaagaaaaatatagcGATTTTATCTGTAgagataaatttatatttgataTGAATATTACGTGTTTTCCAAATTATATGCATAAGTCATcattaaacataaaaaagaaatttgaTATAAGTGATTTAATTATAGAGGTTCGAGATGCAAGATTACCTTTTACATGTACTAATGATTTTATTATtgatgatttaaaaaaaaagctagcaataaattataataataataataagaagaagaaacgtattattatattaaacaaaGTAGATTTAATACCAAGGAGGTTAGCTTTAAAAGCTCAAAGTTTAattgaagaaaaaacaaatactATGTGTTTATTAACTTCAtccaaatataataaaaatatctcAAAAATTAGAGATATATGTAAAGAAATGAAACCAAAATTTAAAAGTTTTGGATTATTTGCTATGCTTATTGGTTTACCTAATGTAGGGAAATCTAGTATTATAAATTCATTTAAggatattacatataatttaagTAAATATGgctacaaaaataataaaatagctTTTGAAGTCAATAGGAAAAGAGTAAAAACAAATGTCCTAGCTGGGACAACTAAAATGATTGATACATATAAAGTCTCAAATAATCCTTTACTTTATTTAATAGATACACCAGGAATTTTTTTACCAAAATTAGAAGATAAAGAAATTTCCTTAAAATTAAGTTCAATTGGAAATACTTTagattataaatatgatcaTATGTATGTTGgtgattatattttatttacacTTAATAAACACaaacattataattatgttaaAATATTAGGTTTAGATTCTCCATCTAATGATATTCGTTTTATATCTAATGTTATATCAActaaattaaatttatgtagaaattataaatatttagatATTAATGGAGGTTGTAGGTTCTTCATAGATATGTTTAGATTAGGTTTATTAGGTCATGTATGTTTAGAACCTGTACCAGATAAACAAGACTTTATCACTTATTTGGACTTTAAATCTGATGAACCTTTATCTATTAATTCCAAAAAATATCCAACACCATTCAGAGGTTTATTATAA
- a CDS encoding translocon component PTEX150: protein MRIIILALLIVCTIINYYCAVQNNGNKSLNVMPTCSMPGNDSDSNDNETGDVDNDKNNELGNANDNNEMNNENAESKNMQGENSNNQEQLNENVHANDDAMYEGTPSSDNPPQENVDANNNEQEYGPPQEEPVSENNVENVEVATDDSGNDNINNNDNFNNNDNYNDNDNFNEEPPSDDGNKNEDELTEGNQSDDKPMNEEEATINEMGKITNPFEDMLKGKVDDMDIGKMMNKDNLQSFLSSLTGNKDGSGKNPLSDMMNIFGVPQTGKEGAEGGVNKENQMKQINELKDKLETMLKGAGVNVDKIKDSIKNNDLLKNKQLLKEAISKLTLDPSMMNMLNNKDGANGKPFDINPDSMMKMFNALSNENGNLDDLKMKPTDGSFDSFNDGVDNNLVPSNPKGQNNNEEDDEEGGDDDDYDDKSFVVNSKYADNSFEDKFNTFDEKDDDVKYELFGENEEAEELNNNTTTASSKGDANNSVNTQEGEGEEESFSANEENINNNNNHNNKNYNNYNTSQQEEDDNSFNENDEPLISSSQFDNNKKNKMSVSTHNKKSKNLMDSLDLESTNYGSNSSSSMSNNYNSKNKNSKKNNKKKSSQKDYIRTDGKVSFDMATLQKTIKNFGGADNEIVQNILKKYVTIDNDDDNDADEDEDEDDDDDDDLDEDEFSVKDIKKLIEEGILDYEDLTENELRKLAKPDDNFYELSPYASDEKDLSLNETSGLTNEQLKNFLGQNGTYHMSYDSKSIDYAKQKKSEKKEDQQEDDDGFYDAYKQIKNSYDGIPNNFNHEAPQLIGNNYVFTSIYDTKENLIKFLKKNSEYDLYDDDDKEGGNFKSPLYDKYGGKLQKFKRQRAFNILKQWRAKEKKLKEKKKKEEMEENKEFDFSKNYNFSSKNDGGVTMFSKDQLEDMVKNFGGKPSAHVTDSFSRKENPFVPTNTKNNSNDDDDMDNGYVTFDGKNKVSENDDDEKGNNNDDENDNDDSNDEEELDEEEDDN, encoded by the coding sequence atgagaataataatattagccTTGTTGATCGTTTGTAccataattaattattattgtgcTGTTCAAAACAATGGAAATAAAAGTTTGAATGTAATGCCTACTTGTAGTATGCCTGGAAATGATAGTGATAGTAATGATAATGAGACAGGTGATGTAGATAATGATAAGAATAATGAATTAGGAAAtgcaaatgataataatgaaatgaaTAATGAAAACGCGGAATCAAAAAATATGCAAGGAGAGAATTCAAATAATCAAGAacaattaaatgaaaatgtaCATGCTAATGATGATGCCATGTATGAAGGGACACCTTCAAGCGATAATCCTCCACAAGAAAATGTTGAtgcaaataataatgagCAAGAATATGGTCCCCCACAAGAAGAACCAGTATCTGAAAATAATGTAGAGAATGTAGAAGTTGCAACAGATGATAGtggtaatgataatattaataataatgataattttaataataatgataattataatgataatgataattttaaTGAAGAACCACCTTCTGATGatggaaataaaaatgaagatgaaCTCACTGAAGGAAACCAATCTGATGACAAACCTATGAACGAAGAAGAAGCTACTATTAATGAAATGGGAAAGATAACTAACCCTTTTGAAGATATGTTAAAGGGAAAAGTTGACGATATGGATATTGGAAAAATGATGAATAAAGATAATTTACAATCATTTTTAAGTTCATTAACAGGAAACAAAGATGGTAGTGGAAAAAATCCACTTAGTGATATGATGAATATTTTTGGTGTACCACAAACAGGAAAAGAAGGTGCAGAAGGAGGAGTAAATAAAGAAAACCAAATGAAACAAATTAATGAATTAAAAGACAAATTAGAAACAATGTTAAAAGGTGCTGGTGTAAATGTAGACAAAATTAAAGAtagtattaaaaataatgatttattaaaaaataaacaattattaaaagaagcTATTTCAAAATTGACGTTAGACCCTTCAATGATgaatatgttaaataataaagatggaGCTAATGGAAAACCGTTCGATATAAATCCAGATAGCATGATGAAAATGTTTAATGCACTTTCTAATGAAAATGGAAATCTTGATGACTTAAAAATGAAACCAACTGATGGATCTTTTGATTCATTTAATGATGGtgttgataataatttagtTCCTTCGAATCCTAAAggacaaaataataatgaagaggACGACGAAGAAGGaggtgatgatgatgattatgatgataaatcATTCGTTGTAAATTCTAAATATGCTGATAATTCCTTTGAAGATAAATTTAATACTTTTGATGAAAAGGATGATGATGttaaatatgaattatttggTGAAAATGAAGAAGCAGAAGaacttaataataatacaactaCTGCTTCATCCAAGGGCGATGCAAACAATAGTGTAAACACACAAGAAGGAGAAGGAGAAGAAGAATCTTTTTCAgcaaatgaagaaaatataaataataataacaatcataataataagaactataataattataatactaGCCAACAAGAAGAGGATGATAACAGTTTTAATGAAAACGATGAACCATTAATATCGTCATCACaatttgataataataagaaaaataaaatgtcaGTTTCTACTCATAACAAAAAATCCAAAAATCTTATGGATTCTTTAGATTTAGAAAGTACTAACTATGGATCAAATTCTTCATCATCCATGAGCAACAATTATAacagtaaaaataaaaatagcaagaaaaataataaaaaaaaatcatcaCAGAAAGATTATATAAGAACAGATGGTAAAGTTTCATTTGATATGGCTACATTGCAGAAgacaataaaaaattttggtGGTGCAGATAATGAAATcgtacaaaatatattaaagaaatatgTAACCatagataatgatgatgacaaCGATGCAGACGAAGATGAAGATGAGGAcgacgatgatgatgatgatttgGATGAAGATGAATTTAGTGttaaagatattaaaaaattaatcgAAGAAGGTATTTTAGATTATGAAGATTTAACAGAAAATGAATTAAGAAAATTAGCTAAACCTGATGATAATTTCTACGAATTATCACCATATGCAAGTGATGAAAAAGATTTGTCATTAAATGAAACTTCAGGATTAACCAATGAACAATTGAAAAACTTCTTAGGACAAAATGGTACATATCATATGAGTTATGATTCCAAATCTATTGATTATGCTAAACAAAAGAAATCAGAAAAGAAAGAGGATCAAcaagaagatgatgatggATTCTATGATGCctataaacaaattaaaaattctTATGATGGTATTCCAAATAACTTTAACCATGAGGCCCCACAACTTATCGGTAACAATTATGTATTCACATCTATATATGACACTAAAGAAAATCTAATAAAATTCTTAAAGAAAAATAGTGAATACGATttatatgatgatgatgataaagaaGGTGGAAACTTTAAATCTCCTTTATATGACAAATATGGAGGAAAGTTACAAAAATTCAAAAGACAAAGAGCTTTTAATATACTTAAACAATGGAGAgctaaagaaaaaaaattaaaagaaaagaaaaagaaagaagaaatggaagaaaataaagaattcgACTTttctaaaaattataatttttcatctAAAAATGATGGAGGTGTTACTATGTTTTCAAAAGACCAACTTGAAGATATGGTAAAAAATTTTGGAGGAAAACCAAGTGCTCATGTAACTGATTCTTTTTCACGTAAAGAAAATCCATTTGTCCCAACTAATACAAAGAATAATtcaaatgatgatgatgatatggATAATGGATATGTTACCTTTGATGGAAAAAATAAGGTCTCAGAAAATGATGACGatgaaaaaggaaataacaatgatgatgaaaatgataacGATGATTctaatgatgaagaagaattGGACGAAGAAGAGGACGACAATTAA
- a CDS encoding cGMP-dependent protein kinase translates to MEEDDNLKKGNERNKKKAIFSNDDFTGEDSLMEDHLELREKLSEDIDMIKTSLKNNLVCSTLNDNEILTLSNYMQFFVFKSGNLVIKQGEKGSYFFIINSGKFDVYVNDKKVKTMGKGSSFGEAALIHNTQRSATIIAETDGTLWGVQRSTFRATLKQLSNRNFNENRTFIDSVSVFDMLTEAQKNMITNACVIQNFKSGETIVKQGDYGDVLYILKEGKATVYINDEEIRVLEKGSYFGERALLYDEPRSATIIAKEPTACASICRKLLNIVLGNLQVVLFRNIMTEALQQSEIFKQFSGDQLNDLADTAIVRDYPANYNILHKDKVKSVKYIIVLEGKVELFLDDTSIGILSRGMSFGDQYVLNQKQPFKHTIKSLEVCKIALITETCLADCLGNNNIDASIDYNNKKSIIKKMYIFRYLTDKQCNLLIEAFRTTRYEEGDYIIQEGEVGSRFYIIKNGEVEIVKNKKRLRTLGKNDYFGERALLYDEPRTASVISKVNNVECWFVDKSVFLQIIQGPMLAHLEERIKMQDTKVEMDELETERIIGRGTFGTVKLVHHKPTKIRYALKCVSKRSIINLNQQNNIKLEREITAENDHPFIIRLVRTFKDSKYFYFLTELVTGGELYDAIRKLGLLSKSQAQFYLGSIILAIEYLHERNIVYRDLKPENILLDKQGYVKLIDFGCAKKVQGRAYTLVGTPHYMAPEVILGKGYGCTVDIWALGICLYEFICGPLPFGNDEEDQLEIFRDILTGQLTFPDYVTDTDSINLMKRLLCRLPQGRIGCSINGFKDIKDHPFFSNFNWDKLAGRLLDPPLVSKSETYAEDIDIKQIEEEDAEDDEEPLNDEDNWDIDF, encoded by the exons atggaagaaGATGATAATCTAAAAAAAGG gaatgaaagaaataaaaagaaggCTATATTTTCAAATGATGATTTTACAGGAGAAGATAGTTTAATGGAG gaTCATTTAGAACTTCGGGAAAAGCTTTCAGAAGATATTGATATGATAAAGACTTccttaaaaaataatctaGTTTGTAGTACATTAAACGATAATGAAATATTGACTCTGTCTAATTATATGCAAttctttgtttttaaaaGTGGAAATTTAGTAATAAAACAAGGGGAAAAAG GGTCAtactttttcattattaatagTGGCAAATTTGACGTTTAtgtaaatgataaaaaagtaAAGACTATGGGAAAAGGTAGTTCTTTCGGTGAAGCTGCTTTAATTCATAATACCCAAAGAAGTGCAACTATTATTGCAGAAACTGATGGAACTCTATGGGGAGTTCAAAGAAGTACATTTAGAGCTACCCTAAAACAATTATCTAATAGAAATTTTAACGAAAACAGAACATTTATCGATTCCGTTTCAGTTTTTGATATGTTAACTGAAGCACAAAAAAACATGATTACTAATGCTTGTGTAATACAAAACTTTAAATCTGGTGAAACCATTGTTAAACAAGGAGATTATGGAGATGTCTTATACATTTTGAAAGAAGGAAAGGCTACAGTATATATTAACGATGAAGAGATAAGGGTTTTAGAGAAA gGTTCCTATTTTGGGGAAAGAGCTCTACTGTATGATGAACCAAGAAGTGCAACAATCATTGCAAAAGAACCAACCGCTTGTGCATCCATTTGTaggaaattattaaatattgttCTAGGAAACTTACAAGTAGTTTTATTTCGTAATATTATGACTGAAGCTTTACAACAGAGTGAAATTTTTAAACAATTTAGTGGGGATCAATTAAACGATTTAGCAGATACCGCCATTGTTCGAGATTATCCAgctaattataatatattacataaggATAAGGTAAAATCcgttaaatatattattgtattgGAAGGTAAAGTAGAATTATTTCTTGATGATACTTCTATTGGTATATTATCCAGAGGAATGTCTTTTGGAGATCAATATGTATTAAATCAGAAACAACCATTTAAGCATACTATTAAATCATTAGAAGTTTGTAAAATCGCATTAATAACGGAAACTTGTTTAGCTGATTGTCtaggaaataataatattgatgcatctattgattataataataaaaaaagtattataaagaaaatgtatATCTTTAGATACTTAACTGATAAACAatgtaatttattaattgaaGCTTTTAGAACCACAAGATATGAAGAAGgtgattatataatacaagaAGGAGAAGTAGGATCtagattttatataataaaaaatggagaagtagaaatagtaaaaaataaaaaaaggttACGTACCTTAGGAAAGAATGATTACTTTGGTGAAAGAgctttattatatgatgaaCCAAGAACAGCTTCTGTTATAAGTAAAGTAAATAATGTTGAATGTTGGTTTGTTGATAAAAGTGTGTTTTTACAAATTATAcaaggacctatgttagcaCATTTGGaagaaagaataaaaatgcaAGATACTAAAGTAGAAATGGATGAACTAGAAACAGAACGAATTATTGGAAGAGGTACTTTCGGAACAGTTAAATTAGTTCATCATAAACCAACAAAAATAAGATATGCTTTAAAATGTGTTAGTAAAAGaagtattattaatttaaatcaacaaaacaatataaaattagaaaGAGAAATAACAGCAGAAAATGATCATCCATTTATTATAAGATTAGTAAGAACATTTAAAGATTCtaaatatttctattttctAACAGAATTAGTAACAGGTGGAGAATTATATGATGCTATTAGAAAATTAGGTTTATTATCTAAATCACAAGCTCAATTTTATTTAGGTTCTATCATTTTAGCTATTGAATATTTACATGAAAGAAATATTGTATATAGAGATTTAAAACCAGAAAACATTTTATTAGATAAACAAGGTTATGTAAAACTAATCGATTTTGGTTGTGCCAAAAAGGTACAAGGTAGAGCTTATACATTAGTAGGTACACCTCATTATATGGCACCTGAGGTTATTTTAGGAAAAGGTTATGGATGTACTGTTGACATATGGGCATTGGGAATATGCCTATATGAATTTATATGTGGTCCATTACCATTTGgtaatgatgaagaagatcAATTAGAAATTTTCCGTGATATATTAACCGGCCAACTTACATTTCCAGATTATGTAACAGACACAGATAGCATAAATTTGATGAAAAGACTTCTATGTAGATTACCTCAAGGAAGAATTGGTTGTTCAATAAATGGCTTCAAAGACATAAAGGATCACCCATTTTTCTCAAACTTTAATTGGGATAAATTGGCTGGTCGTTTGCTTGATCCGCCTTTAGTATCAAAAAGTGAAACTTATGCAGAAGATATTGATATTAAACAAATAGAGGAGGAGGATGCTGAGGATGATGAGGAACCATTGAACGATGAAGACAACTGGGACATagatttttaa